The following proteins are encoded in a genomic region of Thiohalorhabdus sp. Cl-TMA:
- the hpnA gene encoding hopanoid-associated sugar epimerase, whose amino-acid sequence MTTLVTGGTGFIGSALVRELLAAGHEVRVLVRGSGNRTPETLSGLPVELVYGDLTDADSLTRALEGCRTLFHAAADYRLWVPDPEPMYRTNVEGTRTLMRAALRTGVERVVYTSSVATLDVDTDGRPGDERRSAPEADQIGPYKRSKSLAEAEVLRMVRAEGLPAVVVNPSTPVGPRDIRPTPTGRMILDAASGRMPAYVETGLNLVHVEDVAAGHLAALRNGRIGERYILGGENLTLRELLARVAALVGGPPPRVRLPRRLVLPVAHAAEAWAGLTGREPLATVTGVKLAGKRMFFSSAKAERDLGYRARPVGEALLEALQWFRAEGRLNRPLVPPASADHPSYEEARGASE is encoded by the coding sequence ATGACCACGCTGGTTACCGGAGGGACCGGCTTCATCGGCTCCGCCCTGGTCCGGGAGCTGCTGGCCGCGGGGCACGAGGTACGGGTGCTGGTCCGGGGGAGCGGCAACCGGACCCCCGAGACCCTTTCCGGCCTGCCGGTGGAGCTGGTTTACGGGGACCTCACCGACGCCGATTCCCTGACCCGGGCCCTGGAGGGCTGTCGCACCCTGTTCCACGCGGCGGCCGATTACCGGCTGTGGGTTCCCGATCCGGAACCGATGTACCGGACCAACGTGGAAGGCACGCGCACCCTGATGCGGGCCGCGCTCCGGACCGGAGTCGAGCGGGTCGTCTACACCAGCAGCGTGGCCACCCTGGACGTGGACACCGACGGCCGGCCGGGGGACGAGCGCCGCTCCGCCCCGGAGGCGGACCAGATCGGCCCTTACAAGCGCTCCAAATCCCTGGCTGAGGCCGAAGTGCTTCGGATGGTCCGGGCGGAGGGGCTCCCGGCGGTGGTGGTCAATCCCTCCACGCCGGTAGGGCCTCGGGACATCCGCCCCACCCCCACGGGGCGCATGATCCTCGATGCCGCCTCCGGGCGCATGCCGGCCTACGTGGAAACCGGCCTCAATCTGGTCCATGTGGAGGACGTGGCCGCCGGCCACCTGGCGGCCCTGCGGAACGGCCGCATCGGCGAGCGGTACATCCTGGGCGGGGAGAACCTGACCCTGCGGGAGCTTCTGGCCCGGGTAGCGGCCCTGGTGGGTGGCCCTCCGCCCCGGGTCCGGCTTCCCCGGCGCCTGGTCCTGCCGGTGGCCCACGCCGCAGAGGCCTGGGCCGGCCTGACCGGGCGGGAGCCCCTGGCCACGGTGACCGGTGTGAAGCTGGCCGGGAAACGGATGTTCTTCAGCAGTGCCAAGGCCGAGCGCGACCTCGGCTACCGGGCCCGTCCGGTAGGCGAGGCTCTGCTGGAGGCCCTGCAATGGTTCCGGGCCGAGGGCAGGCTTAACCGCCCCCTGGTGCCCCCGGCTTCGGCCGATCACCCATCGTACGAGGAGGCACGGGGCGCGAGTGAGTGA
- a CDS encoding TlyA family RNA methyltransferase translates to MSEETEPLETARTRLDTLLVRRGFAASRARARRLVEAGAVHVDGRQATKAGRTVRDGAELMVTEPDIPYVSRAGLKLEAALDRFELDPAGARVLDVGASTGGFTDLLLQRGAREAVTVDVGTDQLHPRLRSDPRVRCLEGTDIREADRALLDAPFSWLVADLSFLSLGAVLPALRGLVEMDAVVAVLVKPQFEVGRGKVSRGGVVRDSSLREGALERVRGEAARSGFRSGAAFEVPLPGESGNREYFLRLHPVAAPEAKTPRREGN, encoded by the coding sequence GTGAGTGAGGAAACAGAGCCCCTGGAGACTGCGCGGACCCGCCTGGATACCCTGTTGGTGCGCCGCGGTTTCGCGGCCAGCCGGGCCCGCGCCAGACGGCTGGTGGAGGCCGGCGCCGTGCATGTGGACGGCCGCCAGGCCACCAAGGCCGGCCGCACCGTTCGGGACGGCGCGGAGCTGATGGTCACCGAGCCGGATATCCCCTACGTGTCTCGCGCCGGACTCAAGCTGGAGGCCGCCCTCGACCGCTTCGAGCTCGATCCGGCAGGAGCGCGGGTCCTGGATGTAGGGGCCTCCACCGGCGGCTTCACCGACCTCCTCCTGCAGCGCGGCGCCCGGGAGGCGGTTACCGTGGACGTGGGCACCGACCAGCTCCACCCCCGCCTGCGCAGCGATCCGCGGGTCCGCTGCCTGGAAGGCACCGATATCCGGGAGGCCGATCGGGCGCTCCTGGACGCGCCCTTCTCCTGGCTCGTGGCCGACCTGAGCTTCCTGTCCCTGGGGGCCGTCCTGCCCGCACTTCGGGGACTAGTGGAGATGGACGCCGTCGTAGCGGTCTTGGTCAAGCCGCAGTTCGAGGTGGGGCGCGGCAAGGTGAGCCGGGGCGGCGTGGTCCGGGATTCCTCGCTCCGGGAAGGCGCGCTTGAGCGGGTGCGCGGTGAGGCCGCGCGCTCCGGCTTCCGGTCCGGCGCGGCCTTCGAGGTTCCCCTACCCGGGGAATCCGGAAACCGGGAGTATTTCCTACGCCTCCATCCCGTTGCTGCCCCGGAGGCGAAGACGCCCAGGCGGGAAGGAAATTGA
- the xseB gene encoding exodeoxyribonuclease VII small subunit yields the protein MSNQSDSTPDSGEQTLSFEQALAELEGLVERLESGEQGLERDLADFERGINLSRQCEKQLQEAEQVVYKLVGDGEEGEHLQPFAGDGAPGDQDGE from the coding sequence TTGAGCAATCAATCCGACTCCACCCCGGACAGCGGGGAGCAGACACTGTCCTTCGAGCAGGCCCTCGCCGAGCTCGAGGGCCTGGTGGAACGCCTCGAATCCGGCGAGCAGGGCCTGGAACGGGACCTCGCGGATTTCGAACGGGGCATCAACCTCTCCCGCCAGTGCGAGAAACAGCTCCAGGAGGCGGAGCAGGTGGTCTACAAGCTGGTGGGCGACGGCGAAGAAGGCGAGCACCTCCAGCCCTTCGCGGGTGACGGTGCGCCCGGCGACCAAGACGGCGAGTAA
- a CDS encoding polyprenyl synthetase family protein — MEPRLESFIKDRRSRVEQTLEVLLPEADALSPAPLGAALRYAVLGSGKRMRPILVLAGCEAVGGDPDGALAPAAAVECIHAYSLVHDDLPALDNDDLRRGQPTTHKAYDEATAVLVGDALQTLAFQAIADADTLPVPVRLAMTRRLAHAAGHAGMVGGQALDLAQEDREIGMEALQRIHRLKTGALLRTSVELGALAGTADTESVDRLGAYGRHIGLAFQITDDVLDVEGDTEALGKTAGADAEHHKATYPALLGLEESKRLARQEVDQALEWLTPFGEAAEPLRALARYIIDRDH, encoded by the coding sequence TTGGAGCCCCGCCTGGAAAGCTTCATCAAGGACCGTCGTAGCCGTGTCGAGCAGACCCTCGAAGTCCTCCTCCCCGAAGCGGATGCCCTGAGCCCCGCCCCGCTGGGCGCGGCCCTGCGCTATGCCGTGCTCGGCTCGGGCAAGCGCATGCGGCCGATCCTGGTGCTGGCCGGCTGCGAGGCCGTGGGCGGCGACCCGGACGGGGCCCTCGCCCCTGCTGCGGCGGTGGAATGCATCCACGCCTACTCTCTGGTCCACGACGACCTGCCCGCACTGGACAACGACGACCTCCGCCGCGGCCAGCCCACCACCCACAAGGCCTACGACGAGGCCACTGCCGTGCTCGTGGGGGACGCCCTGCAGACGCTGGCCTTCCAGGCCATCGCCGACGCCGACACCCTTCCGGTCCCCGTGCGTCTGGCCATGACCCGGCGGCTCGCCCATGCGGCGGGACATGCCGGCATGGTGGGGGGCCAAGCCCTCGACCTGGCCCAGGAAGACCGGGAGATCGGCATGGAGGCCCTGCAGCGCATTCACAGGCTGAAGACCGGTGCCCTCCTGCGGACTTCCGTGGAGCTGGGCGCCCTGGCCGGCACCGCGGATACGGAATCGGTAGATCGCCTGGGCGCCTACGGGCGGCATATCGGCTTGGCTTTCCAGATCACGGATGATGTCCTGGACGTAGAGGGAGATACGGAGGCCCTCGGCAAGACGGCGGGCGCCGACGCCGAGCACCACAAGGCCACCTACCCCGCCCTGCTCGGGCTCGAGGAGTCCAAACGCCTGGCCCGCCAGGAAGTCGACCAGGCCCTGGAATGGCTCACCCCCTTCGGGGAAGCCGCGGAACCCCTGCGGGCCCTGGCCCGCTACATCATCGACCGGGACCATTGA